The nucleotide window GTTGAACCCCTATGTCCGCCTTTTCAATAGTAAATTGCACGCAGACATCGCTTTGATCTGGCAAGTCCAGCTGGTTTGCTGACAGAACGACACTCACCCCAGCAGCGGTGAGAAATCGCTCCGTCAGTGCCAAAACATCATATTCATGTGGATGGGAATCGGTTGCGTCAGGAACCCGCCGGCTGCCATACGCCAGCACGCAGATTTTTCCCTTGAGCCCCGGAGCAAGAAGAATCCTCCTTTGTTTTGGATCCCACTGGAAGCCAAACCCGTTTTCTTGACAAAACAGACGAAAGGCAGGCAGCGATGTGTAAGGGATCATCCCACACGTTTGACCGTCGTAAAAAACCGCAACATCATCCATCCCATATCTCCCCTCTGTATCCTCCATTCCGTATATCCTCCTCCCCCTCTTCGATTCACCGATCGATCCGTGTTCATTGTATGTACGCCCATGGGAATGAGTGCCGCGATGTACAAAGCCTGTGACAAACGGTACCTGAGCTCAGTATTGGCATAGGATGTCAGGAAGGAAGGAGTGAGCAAATGTCTGACGAACGCATTCCTTTTGTTTCCTTGATCATTCCGGCCAAAAATGAAGGGAACAACGTGCGCACGACTGTAGAATCGGCACTCCGAGCAAAAACCCATCATCCCTTTGAGATCGTCATCGTGGACGATGGTTCCACAGACGGATGCTGCGAGTTTTTGGCATCCGAGGCAAATGAACAGATCAAATTAATCACAACTCAGGGAATCGGAGCTGCCCCAGCCAGAAACCTGGGTGCTGATCACTCACGAGGAGAATACCTCATCTTTTGCGACGCCCATTTGTTCTTCCAGGATTATTGGATTGATCATTTGCTGGGATTGATTCGATCAGGACAGGCGGATGCCGTGTCCCCCGGCATCGTTTCAACGAACCGGCCGAATCTCGTTGGTTATGGCCAGACACTGAACCGCATGTTGGGCGTTCAGTGGAACCGCCAAATATCCTTGCCCACACCTACGGCGATTCTGCCGGGAGGATGTTTAGCCATGGCGAGAAACGTCTTCTTCGATGTGGGCGGATTTGATCGAGGATTTCAGGTTTGGGGGTTTGAAGACGTGGAGATCTCGATCAAGCTATGGCTATTTGGCTACAAGTGCTTCGTACAGCCTGCAGTCAAGGTGTTCCATCTGTTTCGTGAATCCTACCCGTACCGTGTGACGTTCGACCACGTATACTACAACATGCTTCGGATGGCCTACAGCCATTTCAACGAATCCCGGATCGCTGCTTGCCGCAAATTGATCCACCATGCGGATCCGGCCCGGATCGAGGCCGCCGTATTGGCTGGCGGAGTGCTGGAACAGCGGGAACACTACTTCTCGCGCCGGAAGTACGACGACGAATGGTTCATGCGGCGCTTCGGTATCCCATTCTGAGAACATCGCGGATGGGAAAATATACCTGGAATGTTCACCTAAAAAATGGGCGTTTGTTTACAAGCAAAATGCCCCCTTCAACCATAGTATGTATTGCATAAAAC belongs to Bacillus thermozeamaize and includes:
- a CDS encoding glycosyl transferase family 2; this translates as MSDERIPFVSLIIPAKNEGNNVRTTVESALRAKTHHPFEIVIVDDGSTDGCCEFLASEANEQIKLITTQGIGAAPARNLGADHSRGEYLIFCDAHLFFQDYWIDHLLGLIRSGQADAVSPGIVSTNRPNLVGYGQTLNRMLGVQWNRQISLPTPTAILPGGCLAMARNVFFDVGGFDRGFQVWGFEDVEISIKLWLFGYKCFVQPAVKVFHLFRESYPYRVTFDHVYYNMLRMAYSHFNESRIAACRKLIHHADPARIEAAVLAGGVLEQREHYFSRRKYDDEWFMRRFGIPF